One Coleofasciculus chthonoplastes PCC 7420 DNA segment encodes these proteins:
- a CDS encoding helix-turn-helix domain-containing protein — protein sequence MKPDSKYQPLLEFLRQSNQAEVILTFTEIEEIMNDTLPDSARKKRAWWSNRSKGALQASAWMEAGYRVEDVDLDQQRVTFRQPTAKPKVPHLGDTVLWNAQLIKALRRYMGLTQAEFAQKLGVRQATVSQWENSAYEPTLATSKYLSLIAEQVGFHVIEED from the coding sequence ATGAAACCAGATAGCAAGTATCAGCCACTCCTGGAATTTCTGCGTCAGAGCAATCAAGCGGAAGTCATTCTCACCTTTACAGAAATTGAGGAAATTATGAATGACACCTTACCCGACTCAGCACGCAAAAAACGGGCATGGTGGAGCAATCGCAGCAAAGGCGCACTGCAAGCTTCTGCTTGGATGGAAGCCGGATATCGGGTTGAGGATGTTGATTTGGATCAGCAACGGGTAACATTTCGCCAACCTACGGCTAAACCCAAAGTTCCGCATCTGGGTGACACTGTGCTATGGAATGCTCAACTCATCAAGGCACTACGTCGCTATATGGGTTTAACTCAGGCAGAGTTTGCCCAAAAGCTTGGTGTACGACAGGCGACAGTTAGTCAGTGGGAAAACAGCGCTTATGAGCCGACTCTCGCTACATCTAAGTATTTAAGCCTGATTGCAGAACAGGTTGGATTTCACGTCATAGAAGAAGACTAG